The Falco cherrug isolate bFalChe1 chromosome 3, bFalChe1.pri, whole genome shotgun sequence genome segment GGATCACACAGCAGATGTGCAGTAAGTATGAGCAGCTGGGATTTCTCAGTATGACAGAttgattatttcttctttaagtCTGGAGTAACTGTGAAAGACTGGTTGCAGATGGATGCCTTATGGAACTACGAAATGTCACACACTGGGTTTTCTGATGgtcagttttgtttctgctcttgGGAGAGCATAGAATCAcgtttggtttcttttctaatGTAATACTCCTATGGTCCTTCTGATTAAGCCTCTGTTATTTGGAAATGTCTTTTGAAATCTCCTCTTAATCTCTTCCTTGTAAACCGAATTTCTTCTGAGTAGTTCACTTCTATAGACATCAGTTAACCATATTCAGAAAGAACTGTCTTGTctgttaaaacatttatttttcatattgtaCCAAGAAACTTGTCACAaaccacaaaaaggaaaatcccTGTAATCTGCCCAAATGCATACATAGAGAAAAGCaagtggtttttgtttgttcccTTCATGTGCATTAATTCTCATGTTCTGATTGCTCACCTGCATAttactttggggttttgttatGATCCAGTAAATTATTCCATGTCTTCTTAGGCTACATGCCTGGGGAGACACTTTGGAAGAAGCATTTGAGCAGTGCGTTATGGCCATGTTTGGCTACATGACTGATACAGAGACTGTGGAACCTGTGGATACAGTAGAGGTAGAGGCAGAAGGTGAGGCTGTGTTGACGTTTTATATTGGAACTGTAGGAACCCTGAGTGAGAAGGGTACGAAAATTTTGAGTCTTTACATGTAGTGCTGTTGCAGTTAATTAAAATCTACACTATTAGAAGATTCAGGTTAGCAATGCTTAATTAGAAGCCGTACATCTAACGTACCCCTAAAAAGTTTGGGTGTTCTTGCTGAGACAGTCAACTGACTTTTCTCTGCTTCAACCATGCAGGACATGACATGTTGTCTCTTCTCTTCCACTTCTTGGATGAGTGGCTGTATAAATTCAGTGCTAATGAGTTCTTTATACCCAGGGTAAGTGTTCAGTTTTGATCTTTTTCCATTTGTAGGTCAAGACTGTTCTAGATAATACCAGCTCTGAATGCAGTGTTACTTTAGGAAAAAAGGGACACAACAGATCACTTAAGTACAACACATGGGAGAATTGAAAATACCAGGGCAGAAGGACTTGAGAAACAAATTGTTAAGCTCTGTTACCGCAAATATCAATTATTAGTTGCTACGATAGGTAGGTGCagttctgctgcctttgcacTCAGAGTAGCAGTGTGTTTCTTTGAGGCTGCTCAAATTCTCTGGTTTTAGATTCTATCTAAGCAGTGGAATATAACCCTTGGTTATATGGCTTATAATGGGATTGACTGAGAATTTCTGCCTGAAGATAGAAGATGtcactgacattttttcctctcgCTTTTTTTGCAGGAGGTGAAAGTGCTTTACATTGACCGAATGCAGTTCAAAATAAGATCAATTGGGTGAGCTTAAATGATCAGTTGGGTAATGAGTATGTTTACTGAAAACGCACATACTGCCTTCAGAGTAACAACTCTCAGTACCATGATGCGCTGGAGTTCACTGATGCTTTCTAAAAAGTGGACTGTGTGATGCCACTCTACAGATACcactgtatatatatttatgacAAATTATTCTGTTAAAGGAAGGTTGCTGGCTCAGCAAAAGGCCTTTTGATCTGTCCAGGATTATATTGAAAGACTTTTGCCATATAAACAAAATGTCTGAACTCCTGAATCAccaaactctgatttagtgtttagCTATAtgtggacttttttttcttcctttgaggCTTTCAATGAAAATCTCACTGTTCTATGCTCATCAGTTAAACTAATTACAACACTTGGTAAATATTACTGCAATTCTAACCACCtctcttctttttgtcttcaaaGGTGGGGAGAAGAGTTCTCTCTATCCAAACACCCTCAGGTATGCAGTGGTTCATCTGTATGTACATCTTTTACATTTTAGGAGTAGGATGGGGAGGTGTGGTGTCCTTTAAATCAGACCTCTAAGTTCTTAAGGGATCCAGGTATAAACATGTCTGAATGGTATTGCAGGCACTAAACTTAAGATCTCgctttctgcatgttttttgtGAATGCATGCCTGAAACCGTTGACCTGAGCATCTGATGCTTCTTCAGCACTAGCAAAACTTAGgtctgcttcctttttgtggTGTTGATAGCACAGTAAACCAATCTATATGCAGAATGCATACATGGGTTTGGTTTTCACATTATTATCACAGCTTTTTGCTTGGTCAGGTTTTgctgcttccccctgccccccaaaaaaataaaacactcaaACTGATAGAAGCAAATCCTTATGTCCCCGTTAGCTCTTTAGCTGTGTCAGTATTAGTATAGCAAATGTTGATGTCCTGTCAGAGGCAAGAGGAGGACTTTGTAGTGTTCAAgaggt includes the following:
- the ZBTB8OS gene encoding protein archease isoform X2 gives rise to the protein MAADERDYNLTKEQQAVKAKYPPLNKKYEYLDHTADVQLHAWGDTLEEAFEQCVMAMFGYMTDTETVEPVDTVEVEAEGHDMLSLLFHFLDEWLYKFSANEFFIPREVKVLYIDRMQFKIRSIGWGEEFSLSKHPQGTEVKAITYSAMQICEDEKPEVFVIIDI
- the ZBTB8OS gene encoding protein archease isoform X1, producing MLLGTQLAPRSGGHVSYHQEVSQHCSSPAAMAADERDYNLTKEQQAVKAKYPPLNKKYEYLDHTADVQLHAWGDTLEEAFEQCVMAMFGYMTDTETVEPVDTVEVEAEGHDMLSLLFHFLDEWLYKFSANEFFIPREVKVLYIDRMQFKIRSIGWGEEFSLSKHPQGTEVKAITYSAMQICEDEKPEVFVIIDI